One window from the genome of Rufibacter tibetensis encodes:
- a CDS encoding AI-2E family transporter encodes MTNVSINRVNAVLLFGILSIITLYYGKVFFIPLAFAIILAMLMTPVSRWLEARGVGRIPATLLCILLILLFIGVFFLIISLQAVSFSKDLPQIQSKLQQTMVQIQQWIQQQYGVAPQEQITFVQEQISKFSQSANKFLTTMVKGIMGIITSFTLVLLYLFFLMWKREKYEAFFLKVFSGDEKPVTKETLQQITKVAAQYLTGRLMSMLFLAICYGIGFSIIGIKNALLISLIAVLPTIIPYVGSIIGGAFPILMAFVSGSTGMVIPVICVLVVAQVIDNNLIEPIVMGSKLNLSPIMTIFAIVLGELIWGLPGMILFEPLFAIIRIICDHIPKLYPYGFLLEDDMEEPKWMEKIKHPFSKS; translated from the coding sequence ATGACCAACGTCTCTATTAATCGGGTAAATGCCGTTCTTCTATTTGGGATACTCTCTATTATCACTTTGTACTACGGCAAAGTATTCTTTATTCCGCTGGCCTTTGCGATTATATTAGCCATGCTTATGACTCCGGTGAGCCGTTGGCTTGAGGCAAGGGGAGTAGGCCGTATTCCGGCAACCCTTTTATGCATTCTCCTGATTCTGCTTTTTATAGGGGTTTTCTTTCTTATCATCTCGCTTCAGGCGGTAAGCTTTTCCAAAGATTTGCCCCAAATTCAAAGCAAGCTGCAGCAAACCATGGTGCAGATTCAGCAGTGGATTCAGCAACAATATGGGGTTGCTCCACAGGAACAGATAACGTTTGTACAGGAGCAGATTTCTAAATTCTCACAGTCGGCTAATAAATTTCTTACCACCATGGTTAAAGGCATCATGGGGATTATCACCTCATTCACTCTGGTGCTTCTCTACCTTTTCTTCCTGATGTGGAAACGTGAGAAGTATGAAGCCTTTTTCCTGAAAGTTTTTTCTGGTGACGAGAAGCCGGTTACGAAAGAAACACTGCAGCAAATAACCAAGGTTGCGGCTCAGTATCTGACCGGGCGACTTATGTCTATGTTATTCCTGGCCATTTGCTACGGCATTGGGTTCTCTATAATAGGAATCAAAAATGCCTTACTCATTAGTTTAATAGCCGTTTTGCCCACTATCATTCCCTACGTAGGTTCCATTATTGGCGGAGCTTTCCCTATACTCATGGCTTTTGTAAGTGGGTCAACGGGCATGGTTATTCCGGTTATCTGTGTTTTAGTAGTGGCTCAGGTAATAGACAACAACCTCATAGAGCCAATAGTAATGGGATCTAAACTCAACCTCAGCCCCATCATGACCATCTTTGCCATTGTGTTAGGTGAGTTGATCTGGGGCCTGCCGGGTATGATCTTGTTTGAGCCTTTGTTCGCCATCATCAGGATTATCTGTGATCATATTCCCAAACTGTATCCTTACGGCTTTTTGCTGGAGGATGACATGGAAGAGCCGAAGTGGATGGAGAAAATCAAACACCCATTCTCTAAAAGCTAA
- a CDS encoding erythromycin esterase family protein: MTDFTSKARTGLAKLCLPLQNSQDLDPLLERIGDAKYVLLGEASHGTHEYYTWRAEISRRLIQEKGFSFIAVEGDWPDCFEINRWVKNYPDTAESITDVLTQFDRWPTWMWANWEIAALAEWMRKYNNAVPKSQRVGFYGLDVYSMWDSMKIIVDYLEKEDPEAAAYAKRAINCFEPYGEEESYGIGLSRMKSSCREAVLQLLLEVRQKAAHYNHAPEAGLNAEINALVAANGEKYYRSMSAFGDNSWNVRDRHMVEALNTIMNYHGPEAKVIVWEHNTHIGDARATDMADEGMLNVGQLVRDQHKPEEVVLVGFGSYEGTVIAGRMWDAPMQEMPVPPAIEKSVEEVLHSASQESKLLIFDQQPALREYFRGWMGHRAIGVVYRPERERGNYVPTKLSARYDAFLYLDKTRALHPIHLKPAGQKTPETFPFGM; this comes from the coding sequence ATGACAGATTTCACTTCTAAAGCCAGAACTGGCCTTGCTAAACTCTGTCTTCCTTTGCAGAACTCCCAAGACCTTGACCCTTTGCTTGAAAGAATTGGAGACGCGAAATATGTGCTCCTGGGCGAAGCTTCACATGGCACGCATGAGTACTATACCTGGCGAGCTGAAATTTCCAGGCGCCTCATCCAGGAGAAAGGCTTCTCCTTTATTGCGGTAGAGGGTGACTGGCCAGACTGCTTCGAAATAAACCGGTGGGTAAAAAATTATCCAGATACTGCTGAATCAATAACTGATGTGCTCACCCAATTTGATCGCTGGCCTACCTGGATGTGGGCCAACTGGGAAATAGCCGCCCTGGCAGAATGGATGCGTAAGTACAACAACGCTGTACCTAAAAGCCAGCGGGTGGGATTTTACGGGCTGGATGTCTACAGCATGTGGGACTCCATGAAAATCATTGTAGACTATCTGGAAAAAGAAGATCCCGAAGCCGCCGCTTATGCAAAACGTGCCATTAACTGTTTTGAACCCTATGGAGAAGAAGAGTCGTACGGTATTGGCCTTAGCAGGATGAAGTCTAGCTGCCGCGAAGCGGTGTTGCAATTGCTTTTGGAAGTAAGGCAAAAAGCGGCTCACTATAACCATGCTCCTGAGGCAGGGCTGAATGCTGAGATCAACGCCTTAGTAGCAGCCAATGGAGAGAAATACTACCGGTCCATGTCGGCTTTTGGCGACAACTCCTGGAATGTGCGTGACCGCCACATGGTGGAGGCCCTGAACACGATCATGAATTACCACGGCCCCGAAGCCAAGGTAATTGTGTGGGAGCATAACACTCACATAGGTGATGCCCGTGCCACTGACATGGCAGACGAAGGAATGTTGAATGTGGGCCAATTAGTACGCGACCAACACAAGCCTGAGGAAGTAGTGTTGGTTGGCTTCGGGTCATATGAAGGCACCGTAATAGCTGGCCGGATGTGGGACGCTCCCATGCAGGAAATGCCGGTTCCACCAGCTATTGAGAAGAGTGTAGAGGAGGTACTGCATTCAGCCTCACAGGAAAGCAAGTTGCTTATTTTTGACCAGCAACCTGCCTTGAGAGAATACTTCCGGGGCTGGATGGGGCATAGAGCTATAGGAGTGGTATACCGGCCAGAACGGGAAAGAGGCAATTATGTGCCTACTAAACTGTCGGCAAGATACGATGCCTTCCTGTACCTTGATAAAACCAGAGCCCTGCACCCGATACACTTGAAACCAGCCGGTCAGAAAACTCCTGAAACTTTCCCCTTCGGAATGTAA